One genomic window of Aethina tumida isolate Nest 87 chromosome 3, icAetTumi1.1, whole genome shotgun sequence includes the following:
- the LOC109606201 gene encoding arginyl-tRNA--protein transferase 1: MAMLPEYDTMLELFDEEEQQDCGYCKKVNGHIFDGMWAECMTVDVFQDLIDRGWKRCGKYCYKPRMTETCCPQYTIKCSAVNFHLSKSQKKVLKKFNRFLAGEYRKDFNDLRIIGQSIVLNNEPDGGTETCKEENDLSPLCITTSTNLLDDSFSNDEFIILSKPIKAQNSGQMPKQKKETKKSNKVNVGKTLDIPKNVCDLNKQKKKEKKKEKNSNKVNVEKTLEQFIDTPKNVANEFTIKLISTSNSEVEWEDIRDTEFKLYHKYQSVVHGEHDEENNLKTFEDYLVITPLPSESFPNKIGPGYGSFHQQYWMNGKLIAVGVIDILPKCILSVYFFYDPDYRYLSLGTYGALREIHLTRCLNMMVPQICEYYMGCYIHTCPKMLYKGQYSPSYLLCPESYKWISLDKCLAILKGIKYSRLNENVNDTDSDSCTEDDLDNIKIFLTDEVELMLLKDYKEVFEGDDIEKFGSLLGKRACRNVIILD, from the exons ATGGCCATGCTTCCAGAATATGACACGATGTTGGAACTGTTTGACGAAGAGGAGCAACAAGATTGTGGCTACTGTAAGAAAGTAAACGGTCACATCTTCGACGGAATGTGGGCTGAATGTATGACGGTGGACGTCTTCCAGGACTTAATCGACAGAGGTTGGAAGCGTTGTGGTAAATACTGTTACAAACCCAGAATGACCGAGACTTGCTGTCCCCAATACACCATCAAATGCAGTGCGGTTAATTTTCATCTTAGCAAGAGCCAGAAGAAGGTCTTAAAGAAGTTCAACAGGTTCCTGGCTGGCGAATACCGTAAAGACTTTAACGACCTAAGAATTATAGGCCAATCAATCGTATTAAACAATGAACCTGATGGTGGAACTGAAACTTGTAAGGAAGAAAACGATTTATCACCTTTGTGCATCACAACTTCAACCAATTTATTGGATGACTCGTTTTCTAACGATGagtttatcattttaagtaaACCAATCAAAGCCCAAAATTCGGGTCAAATGCCCAAACAAAAGAAGGAGACAAAGAAGTCAAACAAAGTGAACGTGGGGAAAACTTTGGACATCCCCAAAAATGTGTGTGAtttgaacaaacaaaaaaagaagGAGAAAAAGAAGGAAAAGAACTCAAACAAAGTGAACGTGGAGAAAACTTTGGAGCAGTTCATTGACACCCCTAAGAATGTTGCGAATGAgttcacaattaaattaatttcaaccaGCAATTCAGAAGTTGAATGGGAGGACATCAGAGATACGGAGTTTAAGCTGTACCACAAGTACCAGTCGGTTGTTCATGGAGAGCACGACGAAGAAAACAACTTGAAAACCTTCGAGGACTACTTGGTTATCACTCCTTTGCCTTCGGAAAGCTTCCCCAACAAAATCGGACCTGGATATGGGTCTTTCCATCAACAGTACTGGATGAACGGCAAGTTAATTGCTGTTGGAGTCATTGATATTTTGCCCAAATGTATCCTTTCCGTCTATTTCTTCTACGATCCTGattatagatatttatctTTGGGTACTTATGGGGCTCTTCGGGAGATACACTTGACCAGGTGCTTGAATATGATGGTGCCGCAAATATGTGAGTATTACATGGGATGTTACATCCATACGTGTCCCAAAATGTTGTATAAAGGTCAGTACAGTCCGTCATATCTTCTGTGTCCTGAAAGCTACAAATGGATTAGCTTAGATAAGTGCCTTGCCATACTGAAAGGGATTAAATATTCAAGGCtgaatgaaaatgtaaacGATACTGACTCAGATTCTTGTACGGAAGACGACTTGGACAACATCAAAATTTTCCTGACGGACGAG GTTGAGTTGATGCTCCTGAAAGATTATAAAGAGGTGTTTGAAGGTGATGACATTGAGAAATTTGGAAGCCTCCTCGGTAAGAGGGCCTGCAGAAACGTTATAATCCTcgactaa